Proteins from a genomic interval of Eschrichtius robustus isolate mEscRob2 chromosome 9, mEscRob2.pri, whole genome shotgun sequence:
- the STX11 gene encoding syntaxin-11 produces MKDRLVEFVELTKRYEQQFPHKDNEFDSPPEDIVFETDHILESLYRDIQDLQEENQQLTADVKRLGKQNTRFLTSMRRLSSIKRDTNSIAKDIKARGESIHRKLSAMKALSEDAEAQHGAHSVVARIARAHYSALTRPFQAAMHEYNQAEMKQRENCKIRIQRQLEIMGKDVSGDQIEDMFEQGKWDVFSENLLADVKGARAALNEIESRHREMLRLESRIRDLHDLFLQMAMLVEQQADTLDVIELNVQKTLDYTGQAKVQVSKAVRYKKKNPCRTVCCFCCPCLN; encoded by the coding sequence ATGAAGGACCGGCTAGTAGAATTTGTGGAGTTAACCAAGCGGTATGAACAGCAGTTCCCACACAAGGACAATGAATTTGACTCGCCCCCCGAGGATATCGTGTTCGAGACGGACCACATCCTGGAATCCTTGTACCGAGACATCCAGGACCTTCAGGAGGAAAACCAGCAGCTGACTGCCGACGTGAAGCGGCTGGGAAAGCAGAACACCCGCTTCCTCACGTCCATGCGGCGCCTCAGCAGCATCAAGCGCGACACCAACTCGATCGCCAAGGACATCAAGGCCCGGGGCGAGAGCATCCACCGCAAGCTGAGCGCCATGAAGGCGCTGAGCGAGGACGCCGAGGCCCAGCACGGCGCGCACTCGGTCGTGGCGCGCATCGCGCGCGCACATTACAGCGCTCTCACCCGCCCCTTCCAGGCCGCCATGCACGAGTACAACCAGGCCGAGATGAAGCAGCGCGAAAACTGCAAGATCCGCATCCAGCGCCAGCTGGAGATCATGGGCAAGGACGTGTCGGGCGACCAGATCGAGGACATGTTCGAACAAGGCAAGTGGGACGTGTTCTCTGAGAACCTGCTGGCTGACGTGAAGGGCGCGCGGGCGGCCCTCAACGAGATCGAGAGCCGCCACCGCGAGATGCTGCGGCTGGAGAGCCGCATCCGCGACCTGCACGACCTCTTCCTGCAGATGGCCATGCTGGTGGAGCAGCAGGCGGACACCCTGGACGTCATCGAGCTCAACGTGCAGAAGACCCTCGACTACACCGGCCAGGCCAAGGTGCAGGTGAGCAAGGCCGTGCGGTACAAGAAGAAGAACCCCTGCCGGACCGTCTGCTGCTTCTGCTGCCCCTGCCTCAACTAG